A genome region from Triticum aestivum cultivar Chinese Spring chromosome 2B, IWGSC CS RefSeq v2.1, whole genome shotgun sequence includes the following:
- the LOC123039673 gene encoding disease resistance protein Pik-2-like, whose amino-acid sequence MEGAIQVVTIVGKLLGEEYRQIRGVGGQVAELGDELATMNTILLMNSETDEVFIDHFVREWMKQVRELAYDVEDCIQLYILRIPRFRARQRDRFLVWPKHMVKTILSRRRLAYEIKELRARAVVISERHARYGVTREALGRSTSPYLATPAPAPEPVLGPPVVRPAANQYVGITEQANKLAEMVKGLTGNEGGMTLKVFCIVGFGGIGKTTLAREVCLQLETEFQRQAQVSVSRAFDGMRDMKGLLKRMLQQMVKQKADNAEGINKEDPLNGIDEMNVEQLTYKLMEVLRDTRKY is encoded by the exons ATGGAGGGCGCGATTCAGGTTGTGACCATCGTCGGGAAGCTGCTGGGCGAGGAGTACCGGCAAATCCGAGGCGTCGGCGGCCAGGTGGCTGAGCTCGGCGACGAGCTGGCCACCATGAACACCATCCTCCTCATGAACTCGGAAACTGACGAGGTCTTCATTGACCACTTCGTCCGGGAGTGGATGAAGCAGGTACGCGAGCTCGCCTACGATGTAGAGGATTGCATTCAGCTCTACATCCTCCGCATCCCCCGGTTCCGGGCACGGCAAAGAGACCGCTTTCTCGTCTGGCCCAAACACATGGTCAAGACGATCCTCTCTCGCCGTCGACTGGCTTATGAGATCAAGGAACTCCGTGCTCGTGCTGTCGTGATCAGCGAGCGCCACGCGCGTTATGGCGTCACCCGCGAGGCGCTGGGCCGCTCTACCTCTCCCTACTTAGCCACCCCCGCGCCGGCGCCGGAGCCAGTGCTGGGTCCTCCCGTCGTTCGGCCGGCTGCAAACCAGTATGTGGGCATCACGGAGCAGGCAAACAAACTGGCTGAGATGGTGAAGGGGCTGACTGGCAATGAGGGTGGCATGACGCTCAAGGTGTTCTGCATCGTGGGGTTCGGTGGAATCGGGAAGACTACCCTGGCGAGGGAGGTGTGCCTGCAGCTAGAGACGGAGTTCCAACGCCAAGCGCAAGTGTCCGTATCCCGGGCATTTGACGGCATGAGGGATATGAAGGGATTGCTGAAGCGCATGCTTCAGCAGATGGTAAAGCAGAAAGCAGATAACGCGGAAGGCATCAACAAAGAGGACCCCCTAAATGGCATCGACGAGATGAATGTAGAGCAGCTCACCTACAAGCTCATGGAGGTTCTCAGGGACACGAG aaaatattaG